The genomic stretch ACAATAATTTAGTTTTCTTTTTCAATACAGCTGGAAAAAAAATAGTTTCATGAATTTTAGTTTCTAAGGGTGCAGCAAGATCTTAATGGCTTCCATAAAATATTTTTGTCATGAGACCATCTGAAAAATGAGTCTGATGCCCACTTTAACCTACAAAACATGTTTACTTCTGAATGTCATATGAATTTCTTCAATATGTTATTCAAGTTGACACATCACTTCTTTTGTGTCTACATCTACCGATGTCAGAGACCAAATATATAAATTACGTGTGGGCCAAATTCAGTGAGCATGCCTTATTTGCTCGCTTGTTTGACTCTTTCTGAAGTTATCAGAAAAAACCTACAAAAGACTGGGCTAAAAGCACCCTGATTAATCTGAATATCAAGTAAATAAGTTCTGATCTCTGAATTTTTTGAACATAGGCTGGATCAACAAGGAAAGTTTCCTGATCATATGTGTGCATGTGCATGCATGTGATTGGAACATACCAAAAGCTTGACTGTGAGACATTATAAGATAGAAGAGATATTCTAATAACCCATGAAATTTAATCTTCaacacaacaacaaaaaaaagtaaaatgaaCTCTAAAAGTTGAGAAAAGAAGTCATTAAATTGGATCATTGACAGTGACAATAAGCTGCAGCTCAAGGGCCAAGAACAAGAATTTTACTACATGCAATTTGGTGCATAAATTGTATAAATTTCACTAAGCAATGGGATATAGAAATGATCTGAAATACATGTGAAAAGGAACTTCTTTGGTACCAAATTCAAAACAAATCAGTGAAATGACTAATGAGTAAtaataatgctaaaaataaagGGATTTGCCAACTTAGAATCAGGTCTAATTATTGGCTTTACTAGAAGCAATTCCTTGTGTGGATAGGAATCTCTAAGTGAACATGATATGAAACTGGATCTAAATGAagtctaaataaaaaatatagttgaAGTAAACTTACTTCCATTCTCCATCTATCTGGCTTACATTTGGTGGCTCCCTTAGCGCAGGGAGAGGTATGGAGATGACAACATTCTTTAAGTCAAACATCTCTGATGCTTCATACTCTATGTTCACAAAAGTTTCACCGCTGGAAACAGAGGGCCAGCAGTTGACTACAGATAAATGAGAAATGATTAGAAGAACTTCTTTATCGACAAAGATCTAAAGAAGCACATATTACCCACCAGTTAGCGGCAAAGAGGCTTCATCCATGCCCTGAATTCTCCACTTCATAAGGCCAACATCATTTTGACCAGTAGGGAATGGCCTGTTAGGATCTTTCAAGCCTATAATGTGCTTGCTATTGAACAACTCTTTGTTGATGTTAGGATGGGTTTTGAAGCTGAGGCCATGAACATCTTGGTTTTCAATCTGGAAACAAGATACAGTTTCAAAGAATAACTCATGAATTAGATATCTATGAATAGAAAATTGATCATATATTTAATTGAGTTTCACATGTAGATCTTCCAAGACATCATAAAGGAAATATTTCTTACATGCAATACCCAGAATCACAGGGTATTAACTTTCTGTAAGTTTTCTCCTAAAGTAGCAGAATGTACATGATAGCAACATACTTAACTTTAGCTTCcataatttttatcatcattttaaagATAGCATATTAAATCACCATGTCACTGGTCCATGGAAAATTTGTAGTCAGTCTAAAGCAGAACATAACAATAACAAAGTGCACGTAGTGATTCCTACATATTCACCATGCAAGGCACTATCAAACAACAATTCAAGCAGCAATATTTTtaagaagagaaaaataaataatatagttgCAGCACAAGCAATATGACATTTGCAAATGGATGTGAATGAGCAAGAGAACCTGAAACTGGACAAATCCATCTTCTTGGTTAAGAATTTGAAGGGAAAGAGTTCCTTGGATATCAAAGTTATTAAGACCACCATCTCTCCTAATTACAACATTCAATCTCTCTTCAATGGTCAATGTGATGGGATCAGTTGGTGGAAGAGATGGCTTCGATTGTGCAGCAATTGGCTGCACATCCTCAAGAATTACTTCCCCTTCAGCTTTTAATGATTCCAAAAACTGGTTTGTCCTTTGTGTTTTGCCTAACTTCATACCAAGGCCTTTGGGGGGAGCAGTAGCAGATGCAGATGGACGACCTGAGGGAGCAGAGTATTTAGTAGAAAAAAGAAACCATTAAAACATTAaaaattgaaatcacacacaTGTTTTTAACTAACACTTTATGCATGACAACGACTATAGATGCCTTATTAAAATTGCCAGTTTAACTAAATCTGGTAAGGCTGATAGCAACTGCTGATTGATGTCAATAGTCAAGTGCTTACAATTGTGAaatattgattattatttttgacaTAAGGAAGCCTGGTAACTCCCCAGTCACTACAGGGTTTATGAAGGGCACTGGGTAAACAAGCAAAGTTTAAATTCTGTGAAAGAAACATGAAAAATGAATTAAGGTAAAAAACTATTATTTCAGCATTTAACCGTAAAAAGCAGTAGAGAGATAATCACACAAGAAAATTaggaaaattcataaaaaaataaaataattatattcatCAGCTATGCACTAAAAAATTAAGCAATACAAATTATTGTAAACCTTGGTAAAGATGCTCATATGAGAGAACACACCAATAACAACATACCTTTGGGCTTGCTAGTTAAGGATTCTATGTCAGTGCTTAATCCAATTCCAGAACCACTGCCAAAGCCACTTCCAGTATTCGAAATACTCATATCACTGAAGCTACTCTCAATTCTTCGAGGGCCAGACAAAGCCATAAATCCTCCTTTATCGCCTTTGTTCTTTTCAATCTGTCAAGAGAAATACAAATCTGAGATGTGATGATTGTAATAATTTCACGTTGACCTTAGTCAAACCAAGCTAACAAAATATACAGAAATGAAAATTGCAAATATGAAATATCGTTGTTGTCAAAGTTTTATTGCATGAGAACTGATTAAAGAACATTCTCAAAGATTGGGTCAATACAATTGGCTATTTTTCATAAATGATTAAGGACCAACCAGTGGATAAAAATCAACTTTCACAAACAAATAGCTCAGCACCTGAAAATTTTGCCCCACAAAAATGTCATAACATCATTCACATATTTGCAAATAAGGTTTCTGATGGATAAGTGTTTTTAGCATAGTTATTAGAACCGGACTGAACCAGGTGGTAGGACTTGAAAAATGGGGAACCGGACAATTAACTGATTTGATTCAATTATTGGATCAGATGTGTTGAAAAATTGGAATGAACCGATTGACCCGGCCAGCTTTTGGATAACTAGTGTGAACCAACAGGGTTATATAAAAACTGATCCAGTTTTGTAATAAAATGAAATATTTCTTAAATACTCTCaacttttattatttgttttggAAGCAATTTATGTCAACTATAAAATTAAGGTCGACGTGAGAAATAAACTAAgaccaatcagatttaatgtaatTACCCCCAATGTTTACATTTATAATGTTGGTTGATATCAGGGTATCGCCTGATATGGTATGGTACAAGCAATACATACTGGTCCGACAGGTGACCGGCACGTGGAGCACCCTGTATCGGGcgattatgtattaggtacctcgtATCAGGTGATACGAGGTTTGTATCGGACGGCACGATCAAAACTCAATTGCTACTGACTTGTACCGATCAGTAATAGTCAGATTTCGACCGATACCCATAAAGGGCTAAGATTTACTTATTTTCGATGGTTAATTTGACCGCTAGAACCAGTTCAATGGGTTTTTAAACCTTTTCCTCCCCCCTCGTTCAACCTCtttcactctctcaaactcttcAACTCTCCCAAACTCATTCTCACTCATatctctctcattctcacattttcactctcttaaactcaAGCAAAACGTGATTTGTGGATTGAGAGTGGGCATAAAGTAGAGCTCATCGTATTCCCAACCATCATATTATAAAAGATTTTATGACCAACAACAatacggtgatagttggtcattcttttTCGAGGCTAATCGATCTTATGAAAAATAGTTCATACTTGCCATAATCATGATATGATAAGTCAGTGCCAAAAGAAGAAGTTCCAGCAATCTCCACCCTCCGCACTAATGCATGGCATAGTCATACTTGCCTCAAGAGCCACCTTGGACACATGTGGCTCATGATGATCAAACTACAACCATCACCAGATTGATGCACTACTGACATATGGTGTATTAATATACCATGTCGTGGAAGCAATTCCAAGATTGGATCCGACAAACATACCATATTGATATACAAATCTATAGGATTAAGGACCCCAATCAACCACTTATGGAGTCCCGTCATTCTTTTTAGTAGTAGAACCAGGTATATCCATCGATCAAtccatttattacttgatttatttgaattttaatttttaactcGTAATCCAACAATTCAAGCCATAtctttgtagataatttaatatcaaTGGAAGGACGGCTCGGACCATGCCCCAACGCTACTCCTTAAAGCTCGAAAAAGATACGTTGTTATTCCTTCCTAGTTTAGAATATTTTTGATGAAATTATACTAAACTTACATTTGGTTCCAAATTTAAAACCCTAATCCAAGCTTTTtctattttttcaagaattttcGAAGGTTTTTTAGGTTTTTTTCTGTGTCGTCGACATACCCCACCATCGTCGACATACAtactatatataattttaaattattaaatattttttaaactattttttaattaaacatgTGGTCCAGCCAGTTGACCCACTAGTTCAACCAATGACCCAAGTGACTAGGTCACTTCCCGGTTCGTTTTTGATAACTATGGGTTTTAGTCATTTACAAAAGATAAAAATGTTTAAGAATCTAGAAAGGCTGCATTCTATAAAAGATATTGTTACATAGAAATGGTATCTAATATCATTAGAGACAGTTTCTGATTAAACCTACAGTTCCCTCATTCTGATGTTATGTACTCATTAAAAAGTAGATGGGAGATTAGTATAATATGACTCATATTAGTAACTACTGGCTTCAAAATTACGTACCAAAAAACTGTTTTTTGCAGTTCTCATTCCCAAAATAACTTATGACATAATTTTCAAAATTGGCCAGATCTTCTAGACCAGGATCGGTCTTTCCAACCCACAAAATCTCAATTTCTAGATCAGAAATCTGCCAGAATCAGTCAGACATCGATCAATTTTGAGAAAAGTCCAGAATCAGCTGATTCAGGCTTTAGGGTTGCAGCTGCATCATATTTTGAATGAGATATTTAAGGATGGGAAAGAAAGTGGGAAAGAGAGAAGGGGAAACACCAGAAGAAAATGAGGAAGGGGGACCAAAAGGAGGGGAAGGCCAGAGGGGAGTGGAAGCAAAGGACTAGCTTCACACTCCACCATCCATAAGCAACCATCCACTGCTCTCCAGCCTTCATTGGAAGTTCACTGGTCACCAGCCGCTTAGCTATTGACTCTGTACCACCTCTTTCAAGTTCACAACACACACCACAATCACTAGTCAGCCCTGCCTTAAGTCCTCACACATAGATCATGCATGAGCCACATAGGTATGTTATATCTAAATCCACAAATTTATGACTATAACTTATTATTATTCTATGCATAAGCTATATTATTAACTTAAAAAATATCTGCAAATTGTATTACAATCACCAAGCTAAATGCATAACTTATgaatataataaattataatctataacttaaaatatataaatataatatttataacttcATATACTATTCATCTTACATAGTCATATACATTTTTAATTACTTAATATATCTATGTTCTAAAAAATTTCACTATTTCCTTTTTCCCATGTTTTATAATTTCTATCTTTTTGAATTTTTATCAATCCCAATCCCTCCCATCATTGTATCATCATTGGTTGATCCCAATTCCAGTTCCAATTTTGCAAACCATAACTAATGTTATGTCAATTGGTGAATCAGTACAGGAGTTTCACTTGAACTTGAACATAATAGTCTAAATTTTGTTGCATGAATTTGATATCAGGGGATCATATGAAGAAAATCCACATATAAATTGAGCAATTCTGTGATATTATATGTTAAAATATATGCATATTGTGATAATGACTAAAGAAAGGAGATGATGAAACTTAGTAAGCACAACTTTCTAGTGAGATTTTAACACCAATAGGAGATTCTCCTGAATTACCAATTGTTATTTGTGTTTTTATTATGTTCAATGTTGAAACAAATTTTATAAGCGTGACATAAGTTCTTTTGGTTGATATTAACTGATCACCCGttccttttcaacaagtaataacAAATTATTTATTTCTTCTATTCTATGATGTGGTAGATGCTTATTTACTTTATTATTATGGTTGGTGTGGTAAATGTTCTCCGGGCATTAGTGTACCACATCATAAAATAGAAGAGAGCATGACGGTGACAAAATGTCCAACAACCATAAACTACAAAACTTCGGCATTGAACTTAAGaaatattttgtaattgatatataaaaagatatttgaaaaagaatagaagatttgACAGAAGATTTTTTTATTGTCATGAAGCACATGCTACAAATGAAGTTACACAAGTTGCCAACGTGGTATGGCACAAGTGTGACAACATGATATGGCCATTCCTTGAATGTGACACAGCAAGTGACATTACTGACATTTAATATAAAGTGTAGTCAAATCAACTTGCACATAATCGAGCTCAAAAATGAATCGCTCAAGTTGCTGATGTTTACAACATTAGTTCTTCATACCATGTCTACTAAAATTCTGAACTTGTCTATAGTGCACGAATTGGAGTTCTTAGTTATTTTAGATTGTGAA from Musa acuminata AAA Group cultivar baxijiao chromosome BXJ1-3, Cavendish_Baxijiao_AAA, whole genome shotgun sequence encodes the following:
- the LOC103979320 gene encoding coatomer subunit delta-2 isoform X1 — translated: MVVLAASIITKSGKVLVSRQFVDMSRIRIEGLLAAFPKLVGTGKQHTFVETENVRYVYQPIEALYLLLVTNKQSNILEDLDTLRLLSKLVPEYSPSLDEEGIGKMAFELIFAFDEAISLGHKENLNVAQVKQYCEMESHEERLHKLVLQSKINETKDVMKRKASEIDKSKIEKNKGDKGGFMALSGPRRIESSFSDMSISNTGSGFGSGSGIGLSTDIESLTSKPKGRPSASATAPPKGLGMKLGKTQRTNQFLESLKAEGEVILEDVQPIAAQSKPSLPPTDPITLTIEERLNVVIRRDGGLNNFDIQGTLSLQILNQEDGFVQFQIENQDVHGLSFKTHPNINKELFNSKHIIGLKDPNRPFPTGQNDVGLMKWRIQGMDEASLPLTVNCWPSVSSGETFVNIEYEASEMFDLKNVVISIPLPALREPPNVSQIDGEWKYDSRNSTLEWSILLIDHSNRSGSMEFVVPPADSSLFFPIAISFTAASTYSDVKVVNLMPLRGNAPPKYSQRIQLITDTYQVI
- the LOC103979320 gene encoding coatomer subunit delta-2 isoform X2, with protein sequence MVVLAASIITKSGKVLVSRQFVDMSRIRIEGLLAAFPKLVGTGKQHTFVETENVRYVYQPIEALYLLLVTNKQSNILEDLDTLRLLSKLIEKNKGDKGGFMALSGPRRIESSFSDMSISNTGSGFGSGSGIGLSTDIESLTSKPKGRPSASATAPPKGLGMKLGKTQRTNQFLESLKAEGEVILEDVQPIAAQSKPSLPPTDPITLTIEERLNVVIRRDGGLNNFDIQGTLSLQILNQEDGFVQFQIENQDVHGLSFKTHPNINKELFNSKHIIGLKDPNRPFPTGQNDVGLMKWRIQGMDEASLPLTVNCWPSVSSGETFVNIEYEASEMFDLKNVVISIPLPALREPPNVSQIDGEWKYDSRNSTLEWSILLIDHSNRSGSMEFVVPPADSSLFFPIAISFTAASTYSDVKVVNLMPLRGNAPPKYSQRIQLITDTYQVI